In the genome of Nitrospira japonica, one region contains:
- a CDS encoding TIGR04282 family arsenosugar biosynthesis glycosyltransferase: MTNRPSADLALIILTEAPIVGQVKTSLCPPLTQDEAATLHGSFVLDTLERTKVAMDKWKLPFDRYLACAPSSQHVFFKIMEERHRVRLIDQLGADPDARMRETCRAVFDKGHRRVVMLGTDIPTLPLEYYRQAAMLLDEHDLVLGPEQTGGCYLFGLAKRADGLFSDIPWCTDQVFRVTRERAESLGLRVASLPEWRDVDSIDDLTAFIEAGARDASLPKAERQFSSRTAGTLQLLAKRIRSRA, from the coding sequence ATGACGAACCGCCCCTCGGCAGACCTTGCGCTGATCATCCTCACCGAAGCTCCCATCGTCGGCCAGGTCAAGACAAGCCTTTGCCCGCCGCTGACGCAGGACGAAGCGGCGACGCTGCACGGCAGCTTTGTACTGGATACGTTGGAACGCACCAAAGTCGCCATGGACAAGTGGAAGCTTCCATTCGATCGCTACCTTGCCTGCGCTCCGTCATCCCAACACGTCTTCTTCAAAATCATGGAAGAGCGGCATCGCGTGCGCTTGATCGACCAACTCGGCGCCGATCCGGACGCACGTATGCGGGAGACCTGCCGCGCGGTGTTCGACAAAGGACACCGCCGTGTCGTGATGCTGGGGACCGATATCCCCACCCTGCCACTCGAGTATTACCGGCAGGCGGCGATGCTCTTGGATGAGCACGATCTGGTCCTGGGCCCCGAGCAGACGGGCGGCTGCTATCTGTTTGGATTGGCCAAGCGAGCGGATGGCCTCTTCAGCGACATTCCCTGGTGTACCGATCAGGTCTTCCGGGTGACCCGAGAGAGAGCCGAATCTCTGGGCCTCCGCGTCGCCTCCCTGCCGGAGTGGCGCGACGTCGACTCAATCGACGATCTGACCGCGTTTATCGAAGCCGGCGCGCGCGACGCGAGTTTGCCGAAAGCGGAACGGCAATTCTCCTCCCGCACGGCCGGGACGCTGCAACTGCTCGCCAAACGGATCCGATCACGGGCATAA
- a CDS encoding SDR family NAD(P)-dependent oxidoreductase — protein sequence MTHRVALITGGAKGIGRGIALDLAQQQWCVAICYRTSAAEAEETARAIEARGGRALTRRCDVSEPTAAREFAATVEKEWGHIDALINGAGPYHRVNLFDETVAGWNEMFDGNLHPIFYLAQAVAPGMKARKYGRIITFSMANTEQMVSQPDVTAHYIAKAGVLILTRTLAKLLAPHGITVNTISPGFIDSGSAPPEELAGMTKRIPAGYIGTVDDVVAAVRFLLGDDARYVNGANIQISGAWGI from the coding sequence ATGACTCATCGGGTGGCGCTCATCACCGGCGGAGCAAAAGGCATCGGACGCGGGATCGCACTCGACCTTGCGCAGCAACAGTGGTGCGTCGCCATTTGCTATCGCACGAGCGCGGCGGAGGCGGAGGAAACGGCTCGGGCCATTGAAGCGCGGGGCGGCCGAGCCCTCACGCGCCGCTGCGACGTGTCCGAGCCGACGGCGGCCCGGGAATTCGCCGCCACGGTCGAGAAGGAATGGGGGCATATCGACGCGCTGATCAACGGCGCCGGCCCCTACCATCGCGTCAATCTGTTCGACGAGACGGTCGCGGGCTGGAACGAGATGTTCGACGGGAATCTCCATCCCATCTTCTACCTGGCGCAGGCGGTCGCGCCCGGCATGAAAGCCAGAAAGTACGGCCGGATCATCACCTTCAGCATGGCGAACACGGAGCAGATGGTCTCGCAACCGGACGTCACCGCCCACTACATCGCCAAGGCGGGTGTCCTGATCCTGACCAGGACGCTGGCGAAACTCCTGGCGCCGCACGGCATCACGGTCAACACCATCTCGCCCGGGTTCATCGACTCGGGAAGCGCACCGCCCGAAGAATTGGCCGGCATGACCAAACGAATTCCCGCAGGATATATCGGTACTGTCGATGACGTGGTGGCCGCCGTCCGTTTTCTGTTGGGCGACGACGCACGGTACGTCAACGGAGCCAACATTCAGATCAGCGGAGCATGGGGAATTTAG
- a CDS encoding glutaredoxin family protein translates to MGDPIQDEIQQEIAANKILIYGKGTKTMPMCGFTLETMQFFDKYGYPYELIDVLSQPAKREALTKMTNWPTLPKVFIDGQFYGDTDILDPMAAKGEMEPLLKKAFGR, encoded by the coding sequence ATGGGAGATCCGATCCAGGACGAAATCCAACAAGAAATCGCCGCGAACAAGATCCTGATCTACGGTAAAGGCACGAAGACCATGCCGATGTGCGGCTTTACACTGGAGACCATGCAATTCTTCGACAAGTACGGCTATCCCTATGAGCTGATCGACGTGCTCTCTCAGCCGGCGAAGCGCGAAGCCCTGACCAAGATGACGAATTGGCCCACTCTGCCCAAGGTCTTCATCGATGGTCAATTTTATGGCGACACGGACATCCTCGATCCGATGGCCGCTAAGGGTGAGATGGAGCCGTTGCTGAAAAAAGCGTTTGGGCGGTAA
- a CDS encoding BolA/IbaG family iron-sulfur metabolism protein, which translates to MITAETLTDYIRRTMPDAAVTMTDRTGTMDHLKVVVVSEVFRGKNLLDRHRLIYQALDAPMKDGRIHALELTARTKDEV; encoded by the coding sequence GTGATTACAGCTGAAACCCTGACCGACTACATTAGACGCACGATGCCGGATGCAGCCGTGACGATGACCGACCGCACCGGAACCATGGACCATTTGAAGGTGGTGGTGGTATCCGAGGTGTTTCGGGGCAAGAACTTGCTCGATCGGCACCGTCTCATTTATCAGGCTCTCGATGCGCCGATGAAGGACGGACGCATTCACGCGCTGGAACTGACGGCCCGCACGAAGGACGAAGTATAA
- a CDS encoding response regulator, with product MNTSSIYKEGIMGAEFTSGFFMPDHATNGRVLVVDDEADIRKVVRMTLQKAGYDVLEAENGEKAIETINAGENRLLLDVVICDIRMPKINGVEAIAYFRSNYPRVPLIVLTGFPDTDMATSLLRQGVVDYLVKPVEGEKLREAVARAMGQRELAHL from the coding sequence ATGAACACATCATCAATCTACAAGGAGGGCATCATGGGAGCAGAATTTACATCGGGATTCTTCATGCCGGATCATGCCACCAATGGACGCGTGCTGGTCGTCGACGATGAAGCCGACATTCGGAAGGTGGTGCGCATGACGCTGCAGAAAGCCGGCTACGACGTCCTCGAGGCCGAGAACGGCGAGAAGGCGATCGAAACCATCAACGCCGGGGAAAACCGGCTGCTGCTCGATGTCGTGATCTGCGACATTCGCATGCCGAAGATCAACGGAGTCGAAGCGATCGCCTACTTCCGCAGCAACTATCCACGGGTTCCCCTGATCGTGCTGACCGGATTCCCTGACACCGATATGGCGACGTCGTTGTTGCGCCAGGGCGTCGTGGACTATCTCGTCAAGCCGGTCGAAGGGGAGAAGTTACGGGAGGCGGTGGCCCGCGCCATGGGTCAACGCGAGCTTGCTCATCTCTAA
- a CDS encoding sensor histidine kinase, producing the protein MHNLTDSAVVSALAPTKVVILGAGRGGTALLDLLHQISAIEILGIADRDRRAPGLQRARDLRIPVTDRAEDLIAKHDVNLIMDVTGDPHMEHVIRLHRHPETDVLSGTASRVLWELVRHEARLQAELFHAEKMAGVGNFAAGIAHDINNPLQLILGLAENLAEERDLRTIHEQAKDIIEAVKRTSAICRDLTQYARKSSVNGDSQVNLNLRLDEALKIARYAASFHDITVVKRYGTGAVTTGNPDELLHVFVNLITNAVHAMDRGGGTLTLTTEAAGDAIRASIADTGCGMSSEVAGRIFEPFFTTKGPGKGTGLGLYNVKTIVNRMLGTITVDSHEGTGTTITLSFPPPRGVPP; encoded by the coding sequence GTGCATAACTTGACGGACAGCGCGGTGGTGTCGGCTCTCGCCCCCACCAAAGTGGTCATCCTCGGAGCCGGCCGCGGAGGCACGGCCCTCCTCGATCTGCTGCATCAAATCTCCGCCATTGAAATTCTCGGCATCGCCGATCGCGATCGGCGAGCCCCCGGCCTCCAGCGCGCAAGAGACCTTCGCATCCCGGTCACCGACCGGGCCGAAGATTTGATTGCGAAGCATGACGTCAACTTGATCATGGACGTGACGGGTGATCCCCATATGGAGCACGTCATTCGACTCCATCGGCATCCGGAGACCGACGTGCTCAGCGGGACCGCTTCCCGGGTCCTGTGGGAGCTGGTTCGGCACGAAGCCCGACTCCAGGCCGAGCTCTTCCATGCCGAGAAAATGGCCGGCGTCGGGAATTTTGCCGCAGGCATCGCCCACGACATCAACAATCCGCTCCAACTGATTCTCGGGCTCGCTGAAAATCTCGCGGAGGAACGAGACCTCCGCACGATCCACGAGCAGGCCAAGGACATCATCGAGGCGGTCAAACGGACCAGCGCGATTTGCCGGGACCTGACGCAATATGCCCGCAAGTCTTCCGTCAATGGCGACAGCCAGGTGAATCTGAACCTCCGATTGGACGAAGCTCTCAAGATCGCCCGCTACGCCGCCAGCTTCCACGACATCACGGTGGTCAAGCGGTACGGCACCGGCGCCGTGACGACGGGCAATCCGGACGAACTCCTGCACGTGTTCGTGAATCTCATCACCAATGCGGTCCATGCCATGGATCGCGGCGGAGGAACCCTGACGCTGACCACCGAGGCCGCCGGGGACGCGATACGGGCGAGCATCGCCGACACGGGGTGCGGCATGTCCTCCGAGGTCGCCGGCCGCATTTTCGAGCCGTTCTTCACGACCAAGGGGCCGGGCAAAGGAACGGGGCTCGGGCTCTACAACGTCAAAACCATCGTCAACAGGATGCTCGGCACGATCACGGTCGATAGCCATGAAGGCACGGGCACCACCATCACCCTCAGCTTTCCTCCGCCGCGCGGGGTGCCGCCATGA
- a CDS encoding ATP-binding protein — MKASSVEPASSTRGWRLRTKLIVSMLLVGIVPLLVGLGMAFWQGSREINEVSGESFKALATEAARKLDILIGDEISRTARIASDPLIIKELERRRDVVQNQSASAATAAEDQRAKWDSADPVTVKTITENPIAGLLHEYYTGARSEPGEIIPQVVRGATKMLFVTDVQGHLAAALTTKPKFDNGGTAWWKGAYNKGVGQLYIEDVYFDNLADTYVFSISMPIMDSLRYEAVGVLRRVIDAKEFFAPSTHPIRFGKTGHVMLIDSRGIVISCPILPTGVSLSDASLVPLVTPRQPGWTDAPSDGHGGRSASIIGFAPLPETSRNTNGSLELGSWHTFVWQSSDELFGPIRHLLTWMTVFALIAMALLATLGYLAATRIVTPVRQLQQAAQSIGRGELRQTIQIKTGDELETLAEEFNRMNRQLEAAFAGLTDQVTLKTQEVQYLRESTDQILDAVPTPILIIGDDESVQYVNRTGREAFDLANSDLKSPRLFEILPLGTSQQQQIRRELLGLTARAPAEPAAGTETESDTTPVLRDPLAPQLNQDAEDHRAELQLGDHLYRYQWFRVSGRPGEADRVGLVLRDTTEESRMQENLIQAEKSGSLGILTAGIGHELNNPLFGILGLGEAIQEEGDLGRAKSYAHDIVQHGRRMASIIRDFTGVATRESSDQRQTVPLERELDLALATLAVGMDISALTIERCYAGDTCVNASPDQLRQALSNILLNAVQAMRGRGLLRLTTVTTGATASVTITDSGPGIPKQHLSKIFDPFFTTKGQGEGSGLGLTVARRIIRKFGGDIRLESVEGQGTSCVISFPVHPRSASSKEVSCTVSDTRVMSQP; from the coding sequence ATGAAGGCCTCGAGCGTCGAGCCGGCTTCATCGACCCGCGGATGGCGTCTCCGGACCAAGCTGATCGTCTCGATGCTGCTGGTCGGGATCGTCCCCCTGCTAGTGGGGCTCGGTATGGCCTTTTGGCAAGGGTCCCGGGAGATCAACGAGGTCAGTGGAGAAAGCTTCAAGGCCCTCGCCACGGAGGCGGCCAGGAAGCTCGACATCCTGATCGGTGACGAGATTTCACGCACCGCGCGCATCGCGTCGGATCCGCTCATCATTAAAGAACTTGAGCGCCGCCGCGACGTCGTTCAAAACCAGTCCGCCTCTGCGGCCACCGCCGCCGAAGACCAACGGGCAAAATGGGACTCCGCCGATCCAGTCACGGTCAAGACCATTACGGAGAACCCGATCGCCGGCTTGCTGCATGAGTATTACACGGGGGCCAGGAGCGAACCGGGAGAGATCATTCCCCAGGTCGTCCGCGGCGCCACCAAAATGCTGTTCGTGACCGACGTCCAAGGGCATCTGGCGGCGGCCCTCACCACCAAGCCGAAGTTCGACAACGGCGGGACCGCCTGGTGGAAGGGTGCCTACAATAAGGGCGTCGGCCAGCTGTACATCGAAGACGTCTATTTCGATAACTTGGCCGATACCTACGTGTTCTCCATCTCCATGCCGATCATGGACAGTCTGCGTTACGAGGCGGTGGGGGTACTGCGACGGGTCATCGACGCCAAGGAATTTTTTGCGCCTTCGACCCATCCCATTCGATTCGGCAAGACCGGTCACGTCATGCTGATCGACAGCCGGGGGATCGTCATCAGCTGTCCCATCCTGCCGACCGGCGTATCGCTCTCGGACGCCAGTCTCGTCCCGTTGGTCACACCGCGCCAGCCGGGATGGACCGATGCGCCAAGCGACGGGCACGGAGGCCGATCGGCTTCGATCATCGGCTTCGCGCCCCTTCCCGAAACCAGCCGCAACACGAACGGATCGTTGGAGCTCGGATCCTGGCACACGTTCGTATGGCAATCCTCCGACGAATTGTTCGGTCCCATCCGGCACCTCCTGACCTGGATGACGGTCTTCGCCCTGATCGCGATGGCGCTGCTCGCGACGCTCGGTTACCTCGCCGCCACCCGCATCGTGACGCCGGTCCGCCAACTGCAGCAGGCAGCCCAATCGATCGGACGCGGGGAATTGCGGCAAACCATCCAGATCAAGACGGGCGACGAGCTCGAAACCCTGGCGGAAGAGTTCAATCGGATGAACCGGCAACTGGAAGCCGCTTTTGCCGGATTGACCGACCAGGTCACCCTCAAGACGCAGGAGGTTCAATACCTGCGCGAATCCACCGACCAAATCCTCGACGCCGTCCCCACACCCATCCTCATCATCGGCGATGACGAGTCGGTGCAGTACGTCAACCGTACCGGTCGCGAGGCATTCGACCTGGCGAACAGCGATCTGAAATCCCCTCGCCTCTTCGAGATTCTTCCGCTCGGGACTTCCCAGCAGCAGCAGATACGCCGGGAGCTCCTCGGCCTAACCGCACGGGCTCCGGCCGAACCCGCAGCCGGAACCGAAACGGAATCCGACACGACGCCCGTCCTTCGCGACCCTCTCGCGCCTCAACTCAACCAGGATGCGGAGGATCACCGGGCGGAACTCCAACTGGGTGATCACCTGTACCGCTATCAATGGTTCCGTGTGAGCGGACGGCCGGGTGAGGCCGATCGAGTCGGACTGGTCCTGCGCGACACGACCGAGGAGAGCCGGATGCAGGAGAATCTGATTCAGGCCGAAAAGTCGGGAAGCCTGGGCATCCTCACCGCCGGGATCGGCCACGAACTCAACAATCCCCTGTTCGGCATTTTGGGCCTGGGCGAGGCCATTCAGGAGGAAGGCGACCTCGGTCGCGCCAAGTCATACGCGCATGACATCGTGCAGCACGGCCGGCGCATGGCGTCCATCATCAGGGACTTTACCGGCGTCGCCACGCGCGAATCCTCCGACCAGCGCCAGACTGTTCCGCTGGAACGCGAGCTTGATCTGGCGCTGGCCACGTTGGCGGTGGGAATGGACATCTCCGCGTTGACGATCGAGCGGTGCTATGCGGGTGACACCTGCGTGAACGCATCGCCAGACCAACTGCGGCAGGCCTTGAGCAACATCCTCCTGAACGCCGTGCAAGCCATGAGAGGGCGGGGCCTCCTGCGTCTGACGACCGTGACGACCGGCGCCACGGCCTCCGTGACCATTACGGACTCGGGGCCGGGAATTCCCAAACAGCATCTGTCAAAGATTTTCGACCCCTTCTTCACGACCAAGGGGCAGGGAGAAGGGTCCGGTCTCGGCTTGACCGTCGCCCGCCGCATCATCAGAAAATTCGGCGGCGACATCCGGCTGGAAAGCGTCGAGGGGCAAGGCACCTCGTGCGTCATCAGCTTTCCGGTGCACCCCCGTTCCGCTTCCTCCAAGGAGGTCTCATGTACCGTCTCCGATACCCGCGTCATGTCGCAGCCGTGA
- a CDS encoding Tll0287-like domain-containing protein, protein MYRLRYPRHVAAVTFVALWGWSASTAFSAKEAAPSPGIAPEKVASYVHAVLQADRTIYTNQVVNRMQEKGVVSAAEHWEQDNALPLPAQFLQHSGRLVAESGQGIRYRLIGLSPIYQRNAPATDFERKALESLNRSSDAPVTGIVTSGRKQYFQAIYPDRAVSSACVSCHNRHPLSPKRDFKLNDVMGGIAITIPLD, encoded by the coding sequence ATGTACCGTCTCCGATACCCGCGTCATGTCGCAGCCGTGACATTCGTAGCCTTATGGGGCTGGAGCGCTTCCACGGCGTTTTCCGCGAAGGAGGCCGCGCCGTCGCCGGGCATTGCGCCGGAGAAGGTGGCGAGCTACGTCCACGCCGTGCTGCAGGCGGACCGTACGATCTATACGAATCAAGTCGTCAACCGCATGCAGGAGAAGGGGGTGGTATCGGCGGCGGAGCATTGGGAGCAGGACAATGCGCTTCCTCTTCCGGCGCAATTCCTCCAACATTCCGGCCGGCTGGTTGCGGAGAGCGGACAAGGAATCCGCTATCGCTTGATCGGCTTGTCCCCCATTTACCAGCGCAACGCCCCCGCGACGGACTTTGAGCGCAAGGCCCTCGAATCGCTGAATCGCTCCTCGGACGCGCCGGTGACGGGCATCGTCACCAGCGGGCGAAAACAATACTTCCAGGCCATTTATCCTGACCGAGCCGTATCCTCCGCCTGCGTCAGCTGCCACAACAGGCATCCACTCAGTCCCAAGCGGGACTTCAAGCTCAACGATGTCATGGGAGGCATCGCCATCACGATTCCGCTGGATTAA
- a CDS encoding AI-2E family transporter yields the protein MTRPHPFTVVFFGLLLVLLYQIGLILQPFLFPALWAALLVHATYPLHERLTRAFGGRDTLSASILTIGVLAVVVVPLIVVGILLVHETRDAEKAVRSWIAEGGLDRLPEQVAAVPIVGEWLRTLITGKNLQEISVEQSVITGAKFLSQFFVDQMGGLLKNTLLLVSDFFIMLMVLFFFYKEGREWTHVLNDLIPLDRSHKEKILTRLDQTVRAVVKGMLVTAVVQGLLAGLAYLVLGVPFPVVLTALTIILAPIPFGGTALVWGPVVAYLFWAGTMWKAVAMLAWGLGVVSTVDQVLRPWLIGKDVEIPVLFLVFSVLGGLALYGLIGLFIGPVLVSLFITALQIYREEYQQTVPAP from the coding sequence ATGACCAGACCGCATCCGTTTACGGTTGTCTTCTTCGGACTGCTTCTCGTTCTCCTCTATCAGATCGGACTCATCCTGCAGCCGTTCCTGTTTCCGGCTCTCTGGGCGGCACTCCTCGTGCATGCAACCTATCCGCTTCATGAACGGTTGACCAGGGCCTTCGGCGGGCGGGACACGTTGTCCGCCTCGATCTTGACCATCGGCGTGCTGGCCGTCGTCGTGGTGCCGTTGATCGTCGTGGGAATCCTGCTCGTGCACGAAACGAGGGACGCGGAAAAGGCGGTCCGGTCCTGGATTGCGGAAGGGGGGCTCGATCGCTTGCCGGAGCAGGTGGCGGCCGTGCCGATCGTCGGCGAATGGCTCCGGACCCTCATCACCGGGAAGAACCTCCAAGAGATTTCGGTGGAGCAATCGGTCATTACCGGGGCCAAGTTTCTCAGCCAGTTCTTCGTCGATCAAATGGGCGGTCTGCTGAAGAACACGTTGCTGCTCGTCTCGGATTTTTTCATCATGCTGATGGTGCTCTTTTTCTTCTACAAAGAGGGCAGGGAATGGACGCACGTGCTCAATGATCTCATCCCGCTGGACCGGTCACATAAGGAGAAAATCCTCACTCGTTTGGATCAAACCGTCCGGGCCGTGGTCAAGGGCATGCTTGTCACGGCGGTGGTTCAGGGCCTACTGGCCGGCCTGGCGTATTTGGTGCTTGGGGTGCCGTTCCCCGTGGTGCTCACCGCGCTGACGATTATTCTCGCGCCGATTCCGTTCGGAGGGACGGCTCTCGTGTGGGGGCCGGTCGTGGCCTATCTCTTCTGGGCTGGAACGATGTGGAAAGCCGTGGCCATGCTGGCCTGGGGTCTCGGGGTCGTCTCGACGGTGGATCAGGTTCTGCGGCCCTGGTTGATCGGCAAGGACGTCGAGATTCCCGTCCTTTTTCTCGTTTTCAGCGTCCTCGGCGGCCTGGCTCTCTACGGACTGATCGGCCTCTTCATCGGACCGGTTCTCGTCAGTCTCTTCATTACCGCGCTGCAGATTTATCGGGAAGAATATCAGCAGACCGTGCCCGCTCCCTGA
- a CDS encoding bactofilin family protein, with the protein MKKNGFSGDDNITLLARGVQLRGEIRVEGTVRIDGRLEGDIHTNGQVIIGEEGLVQGTIDAGVVVSSGRIKAKVTASERVQLLKTAVLIGEIHAPVLMMEEGAKLQGSTDMGVASWPDELPKLPGTVHELSTHRSKHVVVLDKESNA; encoded by the coding sequence ATGAAGAAAAACGGATTCTCCGGCGACGACAACATCACCCTGTTGGCCAGGGGTGTGCAACTGAGGGGCGAGATTCGCGTCGAGGGCACGGTCCGGATCGACGGACGTCTCGAGGGAGACATTCACACCAACGGGCAAGTGATCATCGGCGAGGAGGGGCTGGTGCAGGGAACCATCGACGCAGGCGTGGTGGTCAGCAGCGGCCGCATCAAGGCCAAGGTCACGGCCAGCGAGCGGGTGCAGCTGCTCAAGACCGCCGTCCTGATCGGGGAAATCCATGCTCCGGTGCTGATGATGGAGGAAGGCGCGAAGCTGCAGGGCTCCACGGACATGGGTGTGGCGTCCTGGCCGGACGAACTGCCCAAGCTTCCCGGCACCGTGCACGAGCTCTCCACTCATCGAAGCAAGCACGTGGTCGTCCTTGACAAGGAGTCGAACGCCTAG
- a CDS encoding transglycosylase domain-containing protein, which produces MRSPWLMRGVLAAAGLGVLLLLAVAGYGAYLATFLELPKREDHPPLRLYTAPFQLKADLSVKEARLPERLQRLGYRAVTGDVATPGDYRLAPESLTIYVRAQPESLLKARMIQLTLDQGTITEVLSMPDRTPVFPVYLEPELISGLRGGSRQVREWVPLADMPPSLVDAVLSVEDRRFFSHVGIDPVAIGRAVWRNLTSGGVVQGGSTVTQQLAKNLFYSPQRTFVRKMKEALAAVVLEVKYRKQDILESYLNEIYLGQAGFVSIYGISEAAHRYFGKSLSQLSVAETALVAGLIKGPNTYAPTKHPEAAVERRNVVLRTLRERGRLTEEEWKIAVNERLRVMPPDDVLADAPYFVDAALRQVEETVGTPLPEGLRIDSTLDPILQQVATDAVENGLKKLERTVPSLATSGQPVQASIVILEQATGSILALAGGRDYRLSQFNRAVQARRQAGSLFKPFIYLAALEASREGKGPGLTAASLLADEPVTFESDTGAWSPKNYDRQFRGRVTLRSALEQSLNVPAVRIAQAVGTRAVTDLLRRLGITSPLTEDLSIALGSSSVSLLEITSAYGAVANGGIWVRPTVVRSIAERQGASLWAATPDRKQAVSAQAAYVVTSLLEGVVQRGTATKARTLGFAGAVAGKTGTTDGYRDAWFVGYTADLTIGVWVGFDDEQPIRLTGSQAALPIWMDVARRVVPERSPRFQIPTGIVTRRVDPRTGQLATSQCPEQTAEVFIEGTEPSVYCETHGGGMWERLRRSFGLS; this is translated from the coding sequence GTGCGTTCTCCCTGGCTGATGAGAGGCGTCTTGGCCGCGGCAGGCCTTGGAGTGCTCCTATTGCTGGCGGTGGCCGGCTACGGAGCCTACCTCGCAACGTTTCTCGAATTGCCGAAACGCGAAGACCACCCGCCGCTGCGGCTCTATACCGCGCCGTTTCAGTTGAAAGCCGATCTGTCGGTCAAAGAGGCGCGGTTGCCCGAACGATTGCAGCGGCTGGGCTATCGTGCGGTGACCGGCGACGTCGCCACCCCCGGAGACTATCGCCTGGCGCCCGAGTCGTTGACGATCTATGTGCGCGCACAGCCCGAGAGCCTTTTGAAGGCCCGTATGATCCAGCTGACGTTGGATCAGGGTACGATCACGGAAGTGCTCTCGATGCCGGATCGGACGCCCGTTTTCCCGGTCTATCTGGAACCAGAGCTGATCAGCGGATTGCGGGGCGGATCCCGGCAGGTGCGAGAATGGGTGCCGCTCGCGGACATGCCGCCGTCCCTCGTCGACGCGGTGCTCTCCGTCGAGGATCGCCGCTTTTTTTCGCATGTCGGCATCGATCCGGTCGCGATCGGCCGCGCCGTCTGGCGCAACCTGACGAGCGGCGGCGTCGTGCAGGGCGGCAGCACCGTCACCCAGCAGCTCGCGAAGAATCTCTTCTATTCGCCGCAACGGACGTTCGTGCGGAAAATGAAAGAGGCGCTGGCCGCCGTCGTGCTGGAAGTGAAGTATCGCAAACAGGACATCCTGGAAAGCTACCTCAACGAGATCTACCTGGGCCAGGCGGGGTTCGTCTCGATCTACGGGATCAGCGAGGCCGCGCACCGGTACTTCGGGAAGTCGCTGTCCCAGCTCAGCGTCGCGGAAACGGCGCTGGTCGCCGGCTTGATCAAAGGTCCCAACACGTATGCGCCGACCAAGCATCCGGAGGCGGCCGTCGAGCGCCGGAACGTCGTGCTTCGCACGCTGCGCGAGCGGGGGCGTCTCACGGAGGAAGAATGGAAAATCGCCGTGAACGAACGGCTTCGGGTGATGCCGCCCGACGACGTGCTGGCGGACGCGCCGTATTTCGTGGATGCCGCCTTGCGGCAGGTGGAAGAGACGGTCGGAACGCCGCTGCCGGAAGGACTGCGCATCGACAGCACGCTCGATCCGATTCTCCAGCAGGTCGCGACCGACGCGGTGGAAAATGGGTTGAAGAAGCTGGAGCGGACCGTACCATCGCTTGCAACGTCAGGACAGCCGGTTCAAGCCTCGATCGTCATTCTGGAGCAGGCAACCGGTTCGATTCTGGCCCTCGCGGGCGGACGAGACTATCGGCTCAGTCAATTCAATCGAGCCGTCCAGGCCCGCCGGCAGGCCGGCTCGCTCTTCAAGCCGTTCATCTATCTGGCCGCGTTGGAGGCGTCCCGGGAAGGGAAAGGGCCTGGCCTGACGGCCGCCAGTCTGCTCGCGGATGAACCGGTCACGTTCGAGTCCGATACCGGCGCCTGGTCTCCCAAGAATTACGACCGCCAGTTCCGGGGCCGGGTGACCCTGCGCAGCGCGCTGGAGCAGTCGCTCAACGTGCCGGCTGTCCGGATCGCTCAAGCGGTGGGCACCCGTGCCGTGACGGACCTTCTTCGGCGTCTTGGCATCACGAGTCCGCTGACCGAAGACCTCTCGATCGCCCTGGGCAGCTCATCCGTTTCGCTGCTGGAAATCACCTCGGCGTACGGTGCGGTCGCGAACGGGGGAATCTGGGTTCGTCCGACCGTGGTTCGATCGATCGCCGAACGCCAAGGGGCGTCTCTCTGGGCCGCCACGCCGGACCGCAAGCAGGCGGTGTCGGCGCAGGCGGCCTACGTGGTGACATCGTTGCTGGAGGGCGTCGTTCAGCGGGGCACCGCGACCAAGGCTCGGACGCTCGGCTTCGCCGGAGCGGTCGCTGGCAAGACGGGGACGACCGACGGGTATCGTGATGCCTGGTTCGTCGGCTACACGGCGGACCTTACGATCGGCGTGTGGGTGGGATTCGATGACGAGCAGCCGATCCGTCTGACCGGGAGCCAGGCGGCGCTCCCGATTTGGATGGACGTCGCCAGGCGCGTCGTGCCGGAGCGGTCTCCGCGGTTTCAGATTCCAACCGGTATCGTCACGCGTCGCGTCGATCCGAGAACCGGGCAGCTGGCGACGTCCCAATGCCCCGAGCAGACGGCGGAGGTCTTCATCGAGGGGACCGAACCGAGCGTCTACTGCGAGACGCACGGCGGCGGGATGTGGGAGCGGTTGCGGCGCTCGTTCGGCCTGTCGTAA